A genomic stretch from Sphingomonas sp. HDW15A includes:
- a CDS encoding cell wall hydrolase codes for MALASFAAVSLLALRSERAEASAVASAQAAKLVEATIDHANEVRAVGEDAKLINATMPFSTAPVRAANAFVIPAADEIDHRRALLCLTQAVYYEAGYEPIAGRRAVAQVVLNRTRHPAFPKSVCGVVYQRNSTPICQFTFVCDGSLDRRPEPGAWRIAQQIASEALAGYVEKSVGSATHYHADYVAPRWAPLLAKISKIGAHIFYRWPGAWGMPGAFAGRYMGEPRDPATMRPLIVRVPGIDGQTIEQVTGTGPIIDGTMLKRAPNDVGGLLDTSKGWTLNIPLPSEAGSATHAVAERQANAPAPAEKAQNDAAAPTTVLASR; via the coding sequence GTGGCGCTGGCCTCCTTTGCGGCTGTTTCCCTGCTCGCGCTTCGCAGCGAGCGAGCCGAGGCCAGCGCTGTCGCGTCGGCCCAGGCCGCCAAGCTGGTCGAGGCGACGATCGACCATGCAAACGAGGTTCGGGCGGTTGGCGAAGATGCGAAGCTGATCAACGCGACCATGCCATTCAGTACGGCGCCAGTGCGTGCCGCCAATGCGTTTGTTATCCCGGCTGCCGATGAAATCGATCATCGCCGCGCTCTGCTGTGCCTGACCCAGGCCGTATATTATGAGGCTGGGTACGAGCCGATCGCCGGTCGGCGGGCCGTCGCCCAAGTCGTTTTGAACCGGACTCGTCACCCAGCCTTCCCAAAGTCCGTCTGCGGCGTGGTATATCAGCGTAACTCGACGCCGATCTGCCAGTTTACGTTCGTTTGCGACGGCTCGCTCGATCGCCGTCCGGAGCCGGGCGCGTGGCGAATTGCACAGCAAATCGCGAGCGAAGCACTGGCCGGCTACGTCGAAAAGTCGGTCGGATCCGCGACCCATTACCACGCCGATTACGTCGCGCCGCGCTGGGCCCCGCTGCTGGCGAAGATCAGCAAGATCGGCGCACACATCTTCTACCGCTGGCCGGGCGCATGGGGCATGCCGGGCGCGTTCGCCGGCCGCTACATGGGCGAGCCGCGCGATCCTGCGACGATGCGTCCGCTGATCGTCCGCGTACCGGGCATCGATGGACAGACGATCGAACAAGTGACCGGCACCGGCCCAATTATCGACGGGACGATGCTTAAGCGCGCTCCGAACGATGTCGGCGGATTGTTGGATACGTCGAAGGGCTGGACTTTGAACATTCCGTTGCCCTCTGAGGCGGGGTCCGCCACGCATGCCGTTGCCGAACGCCAGGCGAATGCCCCCGCGCCGGCCGAAAAGGCTCAAAATGACGCAGCCGCTCCAACCACCGTGCTCGCCTCGCGCTGA
- a CDS encoding HlyD family type I secretion periplasmic adaptor subunit — protein MASTAFIPELARRHSELSGSRRVIIYSAAFFLVFLLWASIAQVDEVTSGQGKVIPSSKVQIIQSADPATVAELLVRAGQPVKRGQLLARLDNPESRSILAETEALEARAARLGAEGLGTSSGALQGEEAALSEVRRQTLSSRVSALRASAEQRRREAAEASATISSLSQSLQLAQENVNRLAPLAAKNIVPQTELATAQREVVDLRGRIAAAREQQGRAMAAVSEAQSQASEAQFEFRKQALDERSQVQQKIAVNQQSLQGRGQSGRLELRSPVDGVVNDVKVTTIGGFVAAGEKVMEVVPMGDKLLVETRVKPSDIAFIKVGDKALVKVTAYDFSTYGGLDGRVVQVSADSIYDEAERQAYFTVIVETERSYLHSAGRKLPITPGMMTDTQIITGRKSILTYLLKPLSKARSEALRER, from the coding sequence ATGGCTTCCACTGCGTTCATCCCGGAACTCGCCCGTCGGCATAGCGAGCTTAGCGGCTCCCGCCGGGTCATCATCTATTCTGCAGCGTTCTTCCTAGTTTTCCTGCTGTGGGCGAGCATTGCCCAAGTCGACGAAGTGACCAGCGGACAGGGAAAGGTCATCCCCTCCAGCAAGGTGCAGATCATCCAGTCTGCGGACCCGGCGACGGTCGCGGAATTACTTGTAAGGGCCGGCCAGCCGGTGAAGCGCGGCCAGCTTCTCGCCAGGCTCGACAATCCGGAGAGCCGCTCGATCCTAGCAGAGACTGAAGCGCTCGAAGCACGGGCCGCTCGTCTCGGCGCCGAAGGGTTGGGAACCTCGTCGGGAGCGCTCCAGGGCGAGGAAGCCGCGCTCAGCGAAGTACGGCGCCAGACCTTGTCTTCGCGGGTCAGCGCCCTGCGCGCTTCGGCGGAACAGCGCCGCCGCGAAGCCGCGGAAGCCAGCGCCACGATCTCGTCACTGTCCCAAAGCCTCCAATTGGCGCAGGAGAACGTGAACCGTCTCGCGCCGCTTGCCGCCAAGAATATTGTTCCGCAAACCGAACTTGCAACTGCCCAGCGCGAAGTCGTTGACCTGCGCGGCCGGATCGCTGCCGCGCGCGAGCAGCAAGGCCGGGCCATGGCTGCCGTCAGCGAAGCGCAGAGTCAGGCCAGCGAAGCGCAGTTCGAATTTCGCAAGCAGGCGCTAGACGAGCGGAGCCAGGTTCAGCAGAAGATTGCCGTAAACCAGCAGTCGCTGCAGGGGCGGGGACAGTCCGGCCGGCTGGAACTGCGCTCACCGGTAGATGGCGTCGTCAACGACGTGAAAGTCACGACCATCGGTGGTTTTGTCGCAGCCGGCGAAAAGGTAATGGAAGTCGTTCCGATGGGCGACAAGCTGCTGGTCGAGACGCGCGTCAAGCCCAGCGATATCGCCTTCATCAAGGTCGGCGACAAAGCGCTGGTCAAGGTGACGGCTTACGATTTCTCGACCTATGGCGGGCTCGATGGGCGCGTCGTTCAGGTTTCCGCCGATTCCATTTACGATGAAGCCGAGCGACAGGCCTACTTCACCGTCATCGTCGAAACGGAGCGCAGCTACCTGCATTCCGCTGGGCGAAAGCTCCCGATTACGCCGGGCATGATGACCGATACCCAGATCATCACCGGGCGTAAAAGCATCCTAACATATCTTTTGAAACCGCTTTCGAAAGCCCGGAGCGAAGCGCTTCGGGAACGCTAG
- a CDS encoding transglutaminase-like cysteine peptidase, which yields MKRAVRIAAALAGWALASVPAVAGELPLGASVAPRNASYSKTEAILGAPSSLAAILASQGAARNVTAGAAGYDGNSRGMVPITPRIVPDDRPDVFGSVALAVGTTPLERRWAKVERMPIGLAASAFVKRLSGLGAIEQLDAVNRFVNARVQFANDKRQFGYADLWLAAGETLRRGRGDCEDFAIAKLQLLRHAGFAEKDLYLVILHDVRRRADHAVLVVRADGRLLVLDNGTNRIVDSDSIPEYRPILTFSGDRSWTHGYRRGNEPAIQYAAANPATEIVATAEVAAGDPVVVSIAF from the coding sequence ATGAAACGCGCCGTTCGCATCGCTGCTGCCCTCGCAGGATGGGCTCTCGCCTCCGTTCCGGCGGTTGCGGGCGAGTTGCCTCTTGGGGCGTCCGTGGCACCGCGTAACGCGAGCTATAGCAAGACCGAAGCCATTCTTGGCGCGCCCAGCAGCCTCGCCGCCATTCTTGCGAGCCAGGGCGCCGCGCGGAACGTAACTGCTGGCGCGGCTGGCTACGACGGAAACAGTCGAGGCATGGTCCCGATCACGCCCCGGATCGTGCCGGATGATCGGCCCGATGTTTTCGGCTCGGTCGCACTGGCTGTTGGGACCACGCCGCTCGAGCGGCGCTGGGCGAAAGTGGAGCGCATGCCGATCGGATTGGCAGCGTCAGCCTTTGTGAAGCGTCTTTCGGGATTAGGTGCGATCGAACAGCTCGATGCCGTCAACCGCTTCGTCAACGCTCGTGTACAATTCGCCAACGACAAGCGGCAGTTCGGCTATGCCGACCTCTGGCTTGCGGCAGGCGAAACGCTTCGGCGCGGTCGTGGCGACTGCGAGGATTTCGCAATCGCAAAGCTGCAATTGCTTCGTCATGCCGGCTTCGCTGAAAAAGATCTCTATCTCGTAATCTTGCACGATGTCCGTCGCCGGGCGGATCATGCCGTCTTGGTCGTCAGGGCCGACGGTCGCTTGCTTGTGCTGGACAATGGGACGAACCGGATCGTCGACAGTGATTCCATCCCCGAATACCGGCCGATCCTGACTTTCTCCGGCGATCGCAGCTGGACACACGGATATCGCCGTGGGAACGAGCCCGCGATCCAATATGCGGCCGCAAATCCGGCAACTGAGATCGTCGCCACTGCGGAGGTCGCGGCGGGCGATCCGGTCGTCGTCTCGATCGCCTTCTAG
- a CDS encoding alpha/beta fold hydrolase, which translates to MVAKSAIGVIIGAMGALATALGRIGVEERGSGPLTPIVFLHGVGSDKSVWNPQLAHFGQSRRAVALDYPGYGESDFLASATRDDFARAALAVLDALDIDSAHVCGLSLGGVVAIAMHALAPQRCRSLILADTFADHPDGAAIFERSIEASRSMGMRPLAEARAGALLGSQAGEDIRSEVVETMSRIDPAAYAIGAEAVWLAKQSYRAAAIAVPALVMVGSEDRITPPELSQELAAMVEGATLQTIAEAGHLTNLERPVEFNRAVADFLNRVEHSD; encoded by the coding sequence ATGGTTGCAAAGAGCGCCATTGGCGTCATCATCGGCGCAATGGGGGCGCTAGCGACAGCATTAGGCCGGATCGGAGTCGAGGAGCGTGGCAGCGGTCCGCTGACTCCGATCGTCTTTCTTCACGGTGTCGGTTCGGACAAAAGCGTGTGGAACCCGCAGCTAGCCCATTTTGGCCAAAGCCGCCGGGCCGTTGCGCTCGATTATCCCGGCTATGGCGAAAGCGACTTTCTCGCCAGTGCCACCCGCGACGACTTCGCCCGGGCCGCGCTAGCCGTGCTCGATGCTTTGGACATCGACTCGGCGCATGTCTGCGGCTTGTCCCTGGGCGGCGTCGTTGCGATCGCAATGCATGCGTTGGCTCCGCAGCGATGTAGGTCCCTGATCCTTGCCGATACCTTCGCGGATCACCCCGACGGCGCAGCGATCTTCGAGCGGTCGATCGAAGCCAGCCGCTCGATGGGAATGCGTCCGCTGGCTGAAGCGCGCGCCGGTGCCTTGCTTGGAAGCCAGGCCGGCGAGGACATCCGCAGCGAGGTCGTCGAGACGATGAGCCGCATCGATCCCGCAGCCTATGCCATCGGCGCAGAGGCGGTATGGCTGGCAAAGCAATCCTATCGAGCGGCCGCAATCGCCGTACCGGCACTCGTTATGGTCGGGTCGGAGGACCGCATCACGCCGCCCGAGCTGTCGCAAGAGCTTGCCGCGATGGTCGAAGGCGCGACCCTTCAAACGATTGCCGAAGCGGGACATTTGACCAACCTAGAGAGGCCCGTAGAGTTTAACCGAGCCGTCGCCGACTTCCTCAACCGAGTTGAGCATTCGGATTAG
- a CDS encoding (2Fe-2S)-binding protein: MTRMTVNGEGMHFRLDAETPLLWALRDAANLTGAKYGCDSGDCGACTVIIDGQAMPSCTVTIGALEGADVLTIEGFPPDRSHPLQQAWAAEQVSQCGYCEPGMIMALSALLQASPNPLPEQLAAIGNICRCGIGPRVLRAVARTSASAAGADILKVSSGKAEPGNSSRFSNGSSGE; this comes from the coding sequence ATGACTCGAATGACTGTCAATGGCGAAGGAATGCATTTCCGGCTCGATGCGGAGACCCCGCTGCTGTGGGCGTTGCGCGATGCCGCCAACCTGACCGGCGCGAAATACGGCTGCGACAGCGGCGATTGCGGCGCCTGCACGGTAATTATCGATGGCCAGGCAATGCCCAGCTGCACGGTCACAATCGGCGCGCTCGAAGGCGCGGACGTGCTGACCATCGAGGGATTTCCCCCGGATCGCTCGCACCCGCTCCAGCAGGCATGGGCGGCTGAACAGGTCAGCCAGTGCGGCTATTGCGAACCGGGCATGATCATGGCGCTTTCGGCCCTACTGCAGGCAAGCCCTAATCCGCTGCCGGAGCAGCTGGCCGCAATCGGCAACATCTGCCGCTGCGGCATCGGCCCGCGGGTCTTGCGTGCGGTTGCGCGCACAAGCGCTTCAGCCGCCGGTGCGGACATCCTCAAAGTTTCATCCGGGAAAGCTGAACCGGGCAATTCATCGCGGTTCAGCAACGGCTCATCCGGCGAGTAG
- a CDS encoding RcnB family protein, whose translation MRNLALLLLLASAAAPVMAQSGERSSEDRAAARAERAQARAERAERTEARSNEARAARSEQRASRAEPPSAPVVTQTQSVEQQAVQQSAPAAQETRSSRRQAYESRRERIREQRTSEPVDAQTTASGDGIAPRQRDIRTIPDTSPTTVVTRNNDGTITTQHRSRDGRRWSENHRRWDRDHWRGDRRYDWRRYRSHHRSLFRLGLYIDPFGWGYRRWGIGSYLYPNYYSSSFWLNDPWQYRLPPVYGPYRWVRYHDDALLVDIYSGQVVDVIYNFFW comes from the coding sequence ATGCGTAATCTTGCACTTCTCCTCTTACTCGCCAGCGCCGCCGCGCCGGTCATGGCGCAAAGCGGCGAGCGGTCGTCCGAAGACCGTGCCGCGGCCCGCGCCGAACGTGCCCAGGCTCGCGCCGAACGCGCCGAGCGTACTGAAGCGCGCAGCAACGAAGCCCGGGCAGCGCGAAGCGAGCAACGCGCCTCGCGCGCCGAACCCCCCTCCGCGCCGGTCGTCACGCAGACCCAGTCGGTCGAGCAGCAGGCTGTCCAGCAGTCAGCACCGGCTGCGCAGGAGACGCGGTCGTCGCGCCGGCAGGCGTATGAGAGTCGTCGCGAACGCATTCGCGAGCAGCGCACGTCGGAGCCGGTCGACGCTCAGACGACCGCATCGGGAGATGGTATTGCTCCGCGTCAGCGCGACATCCGCACGATTCCCGATACGTCGCCAACGACCGTGGTGACCCGCAACAACGACGGTACCATAACCACCCAGCATCGCAGCCGCGACGGCCGCCGCTGGAGCGAGAATCACCGCCGCTGGGATCGCGACCACTGGCGTGGCGATCGCCGTTACGACTGGCGCCGCTATCGCAGCCACCACCGGTCCCTGTTCCGCCTCGGTCTTTACATCGACCCGTTCGGCTGGGGATACCGGCGCTGGGGCATCGGATCCTACCTATATCCGAACTATTATTCGTCGAGCTTCTGGCTCAACGACCCGTGGCAGTATCGCCTGCCGCCGGTTTACGGTCCCTACCGCTGGGTCCGCTATCATGACGACGCCCTGCTGGTGGATATCTACAGCGGCCAGGTTGTCGACGTGATCTACAACTTCTTCTGGTAG
- a CDS encoding DUF885 domain-containing protein, translated as MIGRLSTLVLLATTSMAAATASHAAAPAAVVSVAAAQAMSQAQAHDALFALFKKSDEDNLKRNPLSALSRGDLRYADQLGNYLTKEYNDAEIAAAKSELAALRAIPRDALSPTDKIAYDVFEYGNVQTLKGFEPQILALTEVRPVNHFAGFHTFYPTFASGKSAAPFKTVLDYENNLKRHRQYAALTDRAIGKFREGLASGVLETKLTIKNVIEQLDTQLKQPVEESPFYGPIGMFPDTISAADRARLTAEYKDVIGNVIYPAHKRLRDFLANEYLPRARDSVGLSQMKGGAQLYQYMIEQTTTVPLTADYLHNLGLSEVARIRGEMEKVKNEVGFKGTLQQFFDYLRTDPKFKPKSREWLTEEYYRIGKAVDAKVPEYFALVPKTKLEIRPYEPFREKFEAGGSYQQGTPDGSRPGIFYFNAYDLPSRTTPGMTTLYLHEGAPGHHFQISLAQENEALPAFMRFGGNTAYVEGWALYAETLGYEMGFFKDPYQRQGTLDDEMLRAMRLVVDTGLHSKGWTREQSIEYMLNNSGMGRTDATAEVERYIAIPSQALAYKVGALTIQRLRKKASEQLGKRFDLREFHAIVLDTGSLPLPILERKVDDWIASKKS; from the coding sequence ATGATCGGCCGCCTCTCGACGCTCGTTCTTCTTGCTACGACCAGCATGGCCGCTGCCACGGCGTCGCATGCCGCGGCGCCTGCTGCCGTCGTCAGTGTCGCCGCCGCCCAGGCGATGAGTCAGGCCCAAGCGCACGACGCCCTGTTCGCGCTTTTCAAGAAGAGCGACGAGGACAACCTCAAGCGCAATCCCTTGAGCGCGCTTTCGCGCGGCGACCTTCGCTATGCCGACCAGCTCGGCAATTATCTCACCAAGGAATATAACGACGCGGAGATTGCGGCTGCCAAGTCGGAGCTCGCGGCCCTGCGCGCTATTCCGCGCGACGCGCTCTCGCCGACCGACAAGATCGCCTATGACGTTTTTGAATATGGCAATGTGCAGACCCTGAAGGGGTTCGAGCCGCAGATCCTGGCGCTGACCGAAGTTCGCCCGGTCAATCACTTCGCCGGTTTTCACACTTTCTATCCGACTTTCGCGAGCGGCAAGAGCGCCGCGCCGTTCAAGACCGTCCTCGATTATGAGAACAACCTGAAGCGTCACCGTCAATATGCCGCGCTCACCGACCGCGCGATCGGCAAGTTCCGCGAAGGGCTTGCCAGCGGGGTGCTGGAAACCAAGCTGACAATCAAGAACGTCATCGAGCAGCTCGACACGCAGCTCAAGCAGCCGGTCGAGGAGTCGCCCTTCTACGGCCCGATCGGAATGTTTCCGGATACGATCAGCGCCGCTGACCGGGCCCGGCTGACAGCCGAGTACAAGGACGTCATCGGCAACGTCATCTATCCAGCGCACAAGCGCCTTCGCGATTTCCTTGCCAATGAATATCTGCCGCGCGCACGCGACTCCGTTGGCCTGTCGCAGATGAAGGGCGGCGCCCAGCTCTATCAGTACATGATCGAGCAGACGACGACCGTGCCGCTAACGGCGGACTATCTTCACAACCTCGGCCTGAGCGAAGTCGCCCGGATCCGCGGCGAGATGGAGAAGGTCAAAAACGAAGTCGGCTTCAAGGGCACGCTGCAGCAATTCTTCGACTATCTGCGCACCGATCCGAAGTTCAAACCGAAAAGCCGCGAGTGGCTGACCGAGGAATATTACCGCATCGGCAAGGCGGTCGATGCCAAGGTGCCGGAATATTTCGCGTTGGTCCCCAAGACCAAGCTTGAGATCCGTCCGTACGAACCCTTCCGCGAGAAGTTCGAGGCCGGCGGGTCATACCAGCAGGGCACGCCGGACGGGTCGCGCCCGGGCATCTTCTATTTCAATGCCTATGACCTTCCCAGCCGGACCACGCCGGGCATGACGACGCTCTACCTGCACGAGGGCGCGCCGGGGCATCACTTCCAGATCAGCCTTGCGCAGGAGAACGAGGCGTTGCCGGCATTCATGCGCTTCGGCGGCAACACCGCTTACGTCGAAGGCTGGGCGCTCTATGCCGAAACGCTTGGTTACGAGATGGGCTTCTTCAAGGATCCTTATCAGCGCCAGGGCACACTGGACGACGAGATGCTTCGCGCGATGCGGCTGGTGGTTGACACCGGGCTCCATTCGAAGGGTTGGACCCGCGAACAGTCGATCGAATATATGCTCAACAACTCGGGCATGGGCAGGACCGACGCCACCGCCGAGGTAGAGCGCTACATTGCGATCCCCAGCCAGGCCCTGGCTTACAAGGTCGGCGCGCTGACCATCCAGCGTTTGCGCAAGAAGGCATCCGAGCAACTTGGCAAGCGTTTCGACCTTCGCGAATTCCATGCGATCGTGCTCGACACGGGAAGCCTTCCGCTGCCGATCCTTGAGCGCAAGGTCGACGACTGGATCGCCTCGAAAAAGAGCTAG
- a CDS encoding Lrp/AsnC ligand binding domain-containing protein: MQRRLNDTPEVQFAYEISGNHDLAVLLDCPSMDDFVALAEELFASDSSVHRYETSFVKREVKFAPFVDLGSGGD, from the coding sequence TTGCAACGACGATTAAATGACACGCCGGAAGTTCAGTTCGCTTACGAGATCAGCGGCAATCATGATCTCGCGGTCTTGCTCGACTGCCCGAGCATGGACGACTTCGTAGCGCTGGCCGAAGAGCTGTTCGCGTCGGACAGTTCCGTACACCGCTACGAGACAAGTTTCGTCAAGCGCGAGGTCAAGTTCGCGCCGTTCGTCGATCTCGGGAGTGGCGGCGACTAG
- a CDS encoding S41 family peptidase, whose amino-acid sequence MIFPQIFTAVTPLVQMDTREAVDRSGGNPLADLASLRTVKGPAGVVRREHFVTPAANQGGLAKAKVYLLTSSRTASAAEHLAMSLKRTHRATLVGETTLGAGHYGRMVPLDDSFTYAAFIPVGRTFDPDTNEGWEGTGVKPDVAVPADKALDEALKLAGVATSGDAALAALR is encoded by the coding sequence ATGATCTTCCCGCAAATCTTCACTGCGGTGACCCCGCTGGTGCAGATGGACACGCGCGAGGCGGTCGACCGCAGCGGCGGCAATCCGCTTGCAGACCTGGCCTCGTTGAGGACGGTCAAGGGGCCGGCAGGAGTCGTCCGCCGCGAGCATTTCGTCACCCCGGCGGCGAACCAGGGCGGGCTTGCCAAGGCGAAAGTCTACTTGCTCACTTCGAGCCGGACCGCTTCGGCCGCTGAGCATCTCGCGATGTCCCTCAAGCGCACGCATCGCGCGACCCTCGTCGGCGAGACGACGCTGGGCGCCGGACATTATGGCCGCATGGTTCCACTCGACGACAGCTTTACCTACGCCGCCTTCATCCCCGTCGGGCGGACGTTCGATCCGGACACTAACGAGGGCTGGGAAGGCACCGGCGTAAAACCGGATGTCGCGGTTCCGGCCGACAAGGCGCTCGACGAAGCGCTCAAACTCGCAGGAGTCGCCACCAGCGGCGATGCCGCACTGGCAGCCCTGCGCTAA
- a CDS encoding S41 family peptidase, with translation MLRPTAAALLLASLSLSPASLQAADTHVESSSASAVIEALGATLDQFYVDRAVGSAYRQALRRFLETGQADGLSGEGLAKALTTFLQQSHADAHLAVYAPGSGIFGKEDESGEPPLPENAYEASGWVVPGVAYIRPFAFFGRPGDIKRMQNFVDAHADAKALILDLRHHAGGEVAEIDVLAADLFDKPTDLAVMHTRTAGWDRFEPAADTPQLSVAKRDINYVEQVHRAVPRKGGARMAKIPVYVLTSKRTASAGEHLALVLKRTGRAVLIGETTYGAGNYGEEVELAGGFKLFVPYGETIDPDTRKGWEGTGVSPTVQVEAKQALNVALQRLGVSSLAETCPNVGEAGGAGKLAPSR, from the coding sequence ATGTTGCGGCCTACCGCGGCGGCACTGCTGCTCGCGTCCCTCTCCCTCTCGCCCGCTTCGCTGCAAGCGGCCGATACGCATGTCGAAAGCAGTTCGGCATCCGCCGTAATCGAGGCCCTGGGCGCGACTCTAGACCAATTTTACGTCGATCGTGCCGTGGGCTCCGCCTATCGGCAGGCACTCCGCCGGTTCCTCGAGACAGGTCAGGCGGACGGCCTGTCTGGCGAGGGGCTGGCGAAAGCGTTGACGACGTTCCTCCAGCAATCCCACGCCGACGCTCACCTTGCGGTCTACGCACCCGGATCGGGCATTTTCGGCAAGGAGGACGAGAGTGGAGAACCGCCGCTGCCGGAAAACGCCTACGAGGCGTCCGGATGGGTCGTCCCGGGGGTCGCCTACATTCGGCCGTTCGCCTTTTTCGGTCGGCCCGGCGACATCAAGCGGATGCAAAACTTCGTCGATGCTCACGCCGACGCAAAAGCGCTGATACTCGATTTGAGGCATCACGCCGGCGGCGAAGTGGCGGAGATTGACGTTCTTGCTGCCGATTTGTTCGACAAGCCGACAGACTTGGCAGTGATGCATACGCGCACGGCAGGATGGGACCGGTTCGAGCCGGCCGCCGATACCCCGCAATTGTCCGTGGCCAAGCGCGACATCAACTACGTCGAGCAGGTCCATCGCGCCGTGCCGCGAAAGGGCGGCGCCCGCATGGCCAAGATCCCAGTCTACGTGCTGACCTCGAAGCGTACGGCTTCCGCGGGCGAGCATCTGGCACTGGTTCTGAAACGGACCGGACGTGCGGTGCTGATTGGCGAAACGACCTACGGCGCGGGAAATTACGGCGAAGAAGTCGAACTGGCGGGCGGCTTCAAGCTTTTCGTGCCCTATGGCGAGACCATCGACCCCGACACCCGCAAGGGCTGGGAGGGAACGGGTGTCTCGCCGACTGTCCAGGTCGAGGCGAAGCAGGCGCTCAACGTCGCGCTCCAGCGGCTTGGCGTGTCCTCTTTGGCCGAAACCTGTCCCAATGTCGGGGAAGCGGGAGG